CCTCGAGTTTAAACCACTTTCTTTATGAACATATATGTAGGGACTGCAAATATTCACTTTGAAAATGtcattctgaatttctgatacATGGAGTAATTCAAAAGACTCACAATTCATACGTGGGCTTCAAGTTATTCATGGATAATGAGACAGATTAACAGATGATTGcattatttcaaattttcaatggaTGTATCGTGGTGGGATCTCAACAGTGCGTATCATTTTCTTGGAAGGGGTATCTCAAATTCTCAATTAGGGGCTTGCAAACCTGCAAGGGAAAACGGCCGGAGCAGAGTCACAGATGCTCCTATTTACAAGATGAATTTCAGTATCCAAAATCTCCGAGGCCTCACTACGATGCTTGCGCCGATTTCCCTGAGCTGCGGCCTCTGAATCCGACCACACTGAGCTTAGTTCCCAGCTTGTTCAGAGCATCCCCTTTCCGTCCCTCTGGTCTTGGCCTGCTCTTCGCAACCTTGGGGCTACCGCTCTTGCTTGGCTTAGCAGATCGCACTGGCTTCGCCTTCCCAGACGATGTCGATTTCGACTTCGGTTGGTTCTTAGCCGGTGACCGCCTTCTGGATGTTGTGTCCTTGACAACCCTTGATGACCTTCTGGATGAGGTTGTGTCCTTGACAACCCTTGATGACTTGGTCGATAGCGCGACTCCCCTTCTACCCTTCTGGTTTACTACCTTCAGACCACTTGGTCGTCCTTTGGTACTAGCATGATGCGGGCTGGTGGCCGCCCTTCGGACATTGTTGGTCGTCAGTGCTTCCAAGCTCTCGTTTTTCTTGATAGCCTCTTCAATCCGTGTTGCTAAAGCCACATCTTTCTTTGCAACAAGGCTAGTAACTTTCCCTGTAATacgataaatgaaaatatgtaaGTGAATGTTTTCTTATCGATGGACCAAGCAAGCCCAGCAACATGTTACAAATTATGCAGAACGGTAAAGCCATAAAcatattgttgtttttaacTGTCTGATCATGTCTCTTCTAGGGAGTACATTTCAATATCAACTAATCATGATCAGGCCTCCAATTCAAAtcatttgttatattttactgCATATAAAGTGAAATAACTTATGAATTTTCAGGGGTAAAGACACCTTTACAGGCTACATATGCATTTACTGAATTGACTAAGGTCAAAAGTAATTAGAAGAGATCATATACTCCGAACATGTGCAGGCGATACTAGAAAGGAAACAATCAGATGCATCCAGTATTTTGGTTACGGAACATCGTACCTTTTGCTCCCATACGTGCAGTTCTTCCTGTTCTGTGGAGGTAATCAATCTAACATGGAAAAgaatgcaagaaaaaaaaatgtatatcaGTTTTCCTGGGGGTGGAAGAAGGGCAGAATAGAACGTAATGGGAAAACATAACAGAACACGTACAGAGTTTGATGGGAAGTCAAACATGATGACATGGTCAACATCCAAGTCTAGGCCTCGAGCAGCTAGGTCAGTGCAGACCAATGTTGGACAATCCCCCTCTTCATTCCGGAACTTGTTAAGGTTCTCAACCCTACGATTGATTAAAGTAGAACTCAATGCATTGTTCAAAGCAGCTTAAGGAGAAAGTATCATTGCCTGCATATGTTATAATTGACTGGTAAAACAAACCAGTTGGTGTGCTGTAACAAATGTACTTTGAATAAAACGAGGGTTTAAGGCAAGAAACAGGCCTTGTCATCTTAATACCAAAAAATGAACGAGGACATATATAAGCAACAAGTCCCTTTCTCAAAGAGCATGTGGTGATGTTTTTCTGCAACTTCCATTATGTCCACAGTAATGCCAAACAGAAGTAACCAGGACATAACAACATAGACAAGATTATGCAGTTGAAGATAATAGTTACAAGGATTTTGAACATGCCCACTGTGACACTTTGGAACTAGGCTAGTCACTATTATGATAATCTCTCTTCATTTAGTTCAAAATCATGTGAAGCTAGGAACACTTTAAGCAGTTGGAAATACCTTTCTTCAGCAGGAACTTCTCCATGGTAGTTTACAGTAGATATCTGATTTTCAGTCAGAAAATGGTCCACCGCACGACTTGAATTCAAAGTATTACAGAACACCATGATTTTGTTTCCCTTTGCTAAGCTTGGCTCAAGAACCTGTGAAGATATAACTCAGCATCTTATGCAGTTGTCATATTACGAACTAGTAAGGAACTGCAATGGGCTGATTGACTTTGGAGCAAAGCCTTCAACTACTAGACAAATTGAAGATATAAAACTTCAACCACTATACAAATTAGACACAGAAAGCACCACCAAGATGTATAAAAACACCGCTCCAGCTTGAATGTAGCTAATGGACATTGCGGACGGACAGAGGGAAGAGGACACAAAGTTTTAAGAAACCTGCAGGAGCGcctctagtttattttctgaacCAGACAGTTTGATGAAGTCATGTCGTGCAGTTGCAACTCTTTTTTGAAAGGTTGACGTCCGCAAATGAACGATACCTTCAAATTCCTCATCTATCAGCTTTTGTACTGCCTGCAGTCACCCAGTGGTCAACAAATGATGttaaatgtccaaaatgcATGAGCAggtaataatttatttttttaaaaaggctGCACTATGGAGCTCATATATCAGCTTTTGTACTGCCTTTAGCAAAACAATGATCAAGAAAGGATATTAGTAGTCTAAAATGTACAGGCaggtaatattttaattataaaaaaggtAGCAAACTATTGAGCATCAGTACTAGATTATTTGAATTCTGAAGAGGTAAAACAAaagattttgagaaaaaaaactatgttaAAATAGGTGATGTCAAAACCTTAAAAGATAGGAGTATGCCAATCTAGAAGATACTAGcacaccaaattaattaagttagATATTGTCCACTTACAAGTGAACTGATTAGCATGATACCTTGGTCATAGTAGCAGTAACTAATACAGTTTGGAACCCCTGATCGCCAGGTTTTGCAGCACGGTTCTTCAAAGGAGCAAGAAACTTCCGAATGTCTGGTCCAAAACCTTGATCAAACATCGTATCTGCCTCATCAAGGACCTGAATGCATATTAGAAAAACATAATGCAAATGAGAGATTTGAGAAAACAACGAATGTATTGCAGGATGGTAGAGGTGAACTTAAGAACAGACCAGATACTTGATATCGCCATAAACCATGTTCCCATCCTTGATATGATCAAGAATCCTTCCAGGAGTCCCAACAACCATGTCTACAGGCATGTTAAGAGAATCTTCCTGGGGTCTTATACGGCTGCCTCCACTAACCATTGTTGACCGAAAACGTGCATGATGGCTTATGGACTTTGCAACACGAAAGACCTGCAATTTCATAGCACAGCTAATCAGATGCCATCACGTTTCCAGCATCTGCATCACATCAGCAACAGCAAGCTACCTAGATATCTTCATTCCAAAAATACATTGGAAGTAACACTAACCTGCTCAGTCAGCTCCCTTGTGGGGCACAGAACTACTGCTCTTGGCCTCCTTGGCTTCATTGACATACCCAACACTGCTTCATCACGACGCAGTAGctacacaaataaaaatgacTGTCATGGTTatttaatcaaatattttgattaGGAAAAAATACTCAGTTTAAAATCCACCACAATGTTTACCTAATGAAACATACGACCAATGAATTACACAACAGATTGTACCGAGTTTACCATCTGGAACTAGCATTCTGCTAACTAGCATTTCTGCTATGAGAAATGCTATGACTTCTGCATGCTATGTAGTAAGTTCTGTCACCTCAACTATGAACTCATTACTTACCAATTACAAGCAGTACACAATGAACTGCACTGATTATCTCATAGGAGTATATGGAACAAAATATACTAAGATCACCACTTCACCAGCCTACTCAGTACTCATTCCGTGTTGTATACAAAATTTGACAGCATTGATGCAAAGACGTGCATACACATGACCAATCGGCCAATCCAAGTACCTGTACAAGCGGGAGCAGGTAGGCGAGCGTCTTCCCGGAACCGGTGTGCGAGCCAAGCACGACACTGGTGCCAGCCAGGACGGAGGGCACGCCGACGCACTGGATCTCGGTGGGCTTAGAGATCCCCATCTCCCCGAGCGCGGCCATCACCTCCTCCCCGAGCCCGAGCTCCTCGAAGCTGTCCACCACCTCGACCCTCCTCTTCTGCTGCACGTCCTGCGCGCCGCCCCTCCCCGCCTTCTCCCGCGCCGACGGCCTGGCGGGGGCCGTGGACGGGCCCTTGAGGTGGCGCAGCCGGAGGCGCTCGAGGAGCAGCTCGTGGCGGGACGGGGCAGGCgctggcgcgggcgcggggtcagtgacgacggcggtggtggagagcgcggcgcggaggaggcggaggcggaggagcgggGACGGGCGGGACAGCAGGAGGCAccgcccggcggcgccggccatcgccatggcgggagggggaggaggatgacggcgacggcgacggcgagggttTAGAGGGCGAGCGGTGGTGGCGGGTTTTGGGGGGAATGGATCAAAGGGGAGGTGTCTCGCGGATAAGAGAGAAACGGagagtgaggaggaggagggtgcgtCGAGATTCGTGCAGAGAGTGAGAAAGGGCCCAGTAAGCTCGGCCCAGTATTAACGACAAAATCCCCagcttaataaatttatagggTTATTGTGTACCTGATCCTAACCTAAAAGCTAACAGCAAGGCTAATAGTACCACCAATAAGTTAGCTATAATACTCTTTGTAATCTTTTTTAGCCTATTTATATAGTAATTAGCTCTTTATCGTTAATGCATGATACACATGTCTCACATAGTAACTTGGTTCTTGTGCTCAAGCTGACTATAAGTTTATAgctagttttttctttctctccttccctctctacTCTACATCAACGTTTAGCTAGCTTATatcctgctattatacttgctctaactgCACATTTGACCatggtttttaaaattgaagtGGTTGTTTGACCGAGTTAAGTTCTTACACCAATGACGAGTATAAACGTCCGGTAGACAACAGGGTTGTGtttagaaagataaaatataatcttatttgtaatagttatttaatgttataaatgataaaattaactgttataaatataaatattataatttgtgAGACCatgaatttctatatataaaatttttgaaaaaaataacgtTTAACAACTTGGAAAGTATGCGACATAACGGTAGAGAAAAAAGGGCCTATATTATAGAtggctataaatttgtagtcatttttttctctctttttctttcgcatctataaaattataaatacgACGAGATAATTTTTAGATCCCGGTTAGGCGCTTACAGAAACACCATTAGGGAGTCCGAATGTGAAGCAGTATTTGAGCAAAACTGTGTTTTAATGATGGTGTAGTAGCAAACCGCGAGCTCGAGACCAAAGGGAGCGGAGCTGGGAAGAGCAGTAACCGGAGAAGCCAATGGCTGACGAGGTGGTCTCGGCCACGGAGTCGCTAACCGCGCCGCTGCtcgagccggcggcgagccctCGCGACCCGTCGGTGGAGGTGCGGCTCTTCCGGCGAGGCGCCGGCCCGGTGGCCGTCTTCCGGTCGCCCCTGGTGGGCCCCCGCCGCGACCGCCTCCAGGTCCGGGCCATCCAGGCGGAGCACGGCCTCCGGGCGCTCTTCGCCTTCAAGCCCGAGGCGCCCCTCCGCGGCCTCCGGATCCGGCCAGACCCGGCCACCGGC
This is a stretch of genomic DNA from Oryza brachyantha chromosome 1, ObraRS2, whole genome shotgun sequence. It encodes these proteins:
- the LOC102716831 gene encoding DEAD-box ATP-dependent RNA helicase 39, with translation MAMAGAAGRCLLLSRPSPLLRLRLLRAALSTTAVVTDPAPAPAPAPSRHELLLERLRLRHLKGPSTAPARPSAREKAGRGGAQDVQQKRRVEVVDSFEELGLGEEVMAALGEMGISKPTEIQCVGVPSVLAGTSVVLGSHTGSGKTLAYLLPLVQLLRRDEAVLGMSMKPRRPRAVVLCPTRELTEQVFRVAKSISHHARFRSTMVSGGSRIRPQEDSLNMPVDMVVGTPGRILDHIKDGNMVYGDIKYLVLDEADTMFDQGFGPDIRKFLAPLKNRAAKPGDQGFQTVLVTATMTKAVQKLIDEEFEGIVHLRTSTFQKRVATARHDFIKLSGSENKLEALLQVLEPSLAKGNKIMVFCNTLNSSRAVDHFLTENQISTVNYHGEVPAEERVENLNKFRNEEGDCPTLVCTDLAARGLDLDVDHVIMFDFPSNSIDYLHRTGRTARMGAKGKVTSLVAKKDVALATRIEEAIKKNESLEALTTNNVRRAATSPHHASTKGRPSGLKVVNQKGRRGVALSTKSSRVVKDTTSSRRSSRVVKDTTSRRRSPAKNQPKSKSTSSGKAKPVRSAKPSKSGSPKVAKSRPRPEGRKGDALNKLGTKLSVVGFRGRSSGKSAQAS
- the LOC121055363 gene encoding uncharacterized protein LOC121055363, with the protein product MADEVVSATESLTAPLLEPAASPRDPSVEVRLFRRGAGPVAVFRSPLVGPRRDRLQVRAIQAEHGLRALFAFKPEAPLRGLRIRPDPATGGCSAVPFRDGAVIALDGEPKVSWTKPTSVIVAGLLVPAAMVAVALKGVPEPLLSSRVVNAVFAPWILASAVIIFARVRTRPRAAP